In Arthrobacter sp. QXT-31, one genomic interval encodes:
- a CDS encoding 3-deoxy-7-phosphoheptulonate synthase has protein sequence MSATATETQQPTSKRQSTSNLRVSEITALPTPQEMIAELALDAKAADVVERGRDEVRAIMDGVDDRLLVIVGPCSIHDPKAGLEYARRLVSQAEKHKEDLLIVLRAYFEKPRTTVGWKGLINDPHLDGSHDIAGGLRAARSFLQQVTALGLPTATEFLEPISPQYMADLISWGAIGARTTESQIHRQLASGLSMPIGFKNGTDGDLQVAVDACSAAASAQAFLGIDGDGRAALVSTAGNPDTHVILRGGRKGPNYSSADVEAASAKLAAKNLNPRLIVDASHANSGKSHHRQAEVALEIGAQLEDGGTAAGAIAGVMLESFLVGGAQNLDVAEHAAGHSQLVYGQSVTDACMEWDVTASVLEQLAASSRKRRAFTMAT, from the coding sequence ATGAGCGCAACAGCCACCGAAACCCAGCAGCCGACGTCGAAACGCCAGTCCACGTCCAACCTCAGGGTCAGTGAAATCACCGCCTTGCCCACTCCGCAGGAGATGATTGCAGAACTGGCGCTGGACGCCAAGGCGGCCGACGTCGTCGAACGCGGCCGCGACGAAGTCCGCGCCATCATGGACGGCGTGGACGACCGTCTGCTGGTGATTGTTGGCCCGTGCTCCATCCACGACCCCAAGGCGGGCCTGGAATACGCCCGCCGGCTGGTGAGCCAGGCCGAGAAGCACAAGGAAGACCTGCTCATCGTCCTGCGCGCGTACTTCGAAAAGCCGCGGACCACCGTGGGGTGGAAGGGCCTCATCAACGATCCGCACCTGGACGGCAGCCACGACATCGCCGGCGGCCTGCGCGCCGCCCGCAGCTTCCTGCAGCAGGTCACCGCCCTGGGGCTGCCCACCGCCACCGAGTTCCTCGAGCCCATCAGCCCGCAGTACATGGCCGACCTCATCTCCTGGGGCGCCATCGGCGCGCGGACCACGGAAAGCCAGATCCACCGCCAGCTCGCCTCCGGCCTGTCCATGCCCATCGGCTTCAAGAACGGGACCGACGGCGACCTGCAGGTGGCAGTCGACGCCTGCAGCGCAGCCGCGTCCGCCCAGGCCTTCCTCGGGATCGACGGCGACGGCCGGGCCGCGCTGGTGTCCACCGCCGGCAACCCCGACACCCACGTGATCCTGCGCGGCGGGCGGAAGGGCCCCAACTACTCCTCGGCCGACGTCGAAGCGGCCTCCGCCAAGCTCGCGGCCAAGAACCTCAACCCGCGGCTGATCGTGGACGCCAGCCACGCCAACAGCGGCAAGAGCCACCACCGCCAGGCCGAGGTGGCGCTCGAGATCGGCGCCCAGCTCGAAGACGGCGGAACCGCCGCCGGGGCGATCGCCGGCGTCATGCTGGAGAGCTTCCTGGTGGGCGGCGCGCAGAACCTGGACGTGGCCGAACACGCCGCCGGCCACTCGCAGCTGGTCTACGGCCAGAGCGTCACGGACGCCTGCATGGAGTGGGATGTGACGGCGTCCGTCCTCGAACAGCTGGCCGCGTCATCGCGGAAGCGGCGGGCTTTCACAATGGCCACGTGA
- a CDS encoding rhamnulokinase, protein MSTAHLTDVDGGLFAGGVFAAVDIGASSGRVILGRISAGTAEMETVHRFPNGVVQSEGGLRWDFDALFTEVLTGLAAAAKTAAGHGQTVTSIGIDTWAVDYGLVNKAGEITAQPYSYRDERSRAAVARVHEKLDPARLYAATGLQFLQFNTLYQLATEPDLDGLQALLIPDLIGYLLTGVRRTEATNASTTGLLDAPTGRWANGFFTALGFPEDLFPPLIRPGETLGALLPGIAERTGLPSATEVVAVGSHDTASAVAAVPAEQENFAYISSGTWSLVGLELQQPVLTEASRAANFTNERGVDGTVRYLRNVGGLWLLSECQRAWAADGYRPEIGDLLDAAAALPPGGPRINPDDPAFIAPDNMPDRIRAAVRATGAVLPGEPAAIVRCILDSLAAGYARTIADAERLAGQPVDVVHIVGGGSQNKLLCRLTAQATGKPVIAGPVEATALGNVLVQARAAGALAGGLDALREVVRASHRLDRFEAALV, encoded by the coding sequence GTGAGCACCGCACATCTGACCGATGTCGACGGCGGCCTGTTCGCCGGCGGTGTGTTCGCCGCCGTCGATATTGGCGCCTCCTCGGGCCGGGTCATCCTCGGACGGATCAGCGCCGGCACGGCGGAGATGGAAACCGTCCACCGGTTCCCCAACGGTGTAGTGCAGTCCGAAGGCGGCCTCCGCTGGGATTTTGACGCGCTCTTCACCGAGGTGCTCACCGGCCTCGCTGCCGCCGCCAAGACGGCGGCCGGCCACGGGCAAACGGTCACCAGCATCGGCATCGACACCTGGGCGGTGGACTACGGCCTGGTCAACAAAGCCGGCGAAATCACCGCCCAGCCCTACAGCTACCGGGACGAACGCAGCCGTGCCGCCGTCGCCCGGGTCCACGAAAAACTGGACCCGGCCCGGCTCTACGCCGCCACCGGCCTGCAGTTCCTGCAGTTCAACACCCTCTACCAGCTCGCCACAGAACCGGACCTGGACGGGCTGCAGGCCCTGCTGATCCCGGACCTGATCGGGTACCTGCTCACGGGTGTCCGGCGGACCGAGGCCACCAACGCCTCCACCACCGGCCTGCTCGATGCCCCCACCGGACGGTGGGCCAACGGATTCTTCACGGCACTCGGCTTCCCGGAGGACCTCTTTCCGCCGCTGATCCGGCCCGGCGAAACCCTGGGCGCCCTGCTGCCCGGCATCGCCGAACGGACCGGACTGCCCTCGGCAACGGAGGTGGTGGCCGTCGGCTCGCACGACACAGCCTCCGCCGTCGCGGCCGTTCCCGCGGAGCAGGAAAACTTTGCCTACATCTCCTCCGGCACCTGGTCCCTCGTGGGGCTCGAACTGCAGCAGCCGGTGCTCACCGAAGCCAGCCGGGCGGCCAACTTCACCAACGAACGCGGCGTCGACGGCACGGTCAGGTACCTGCGCAACGTCGGGGGACTCTGGCTGCTCAGTGAATGCCAGCGCGCCTGGGCCGCAGACGGCTACAGGCCAGAAATTGGGGACCTGCTCGACGCCGCCGCGGCGCTGCCGCCCGGCGGACCCCGGATCAACCCCGATGACCCCGCCTTCATCGCCCCGGACAACATGCCGGACCGGATCCGCGCCGCTGTCCGCGCCACCGGTGCCGTCCTTCCCGGTGAACCGGCCGCGATCGTGCGTTGCATCCTGGACAGCCTCGCGGCGGGCTACGCGCGCACCATCGCCGACGCCGAACGCCTCGCCGGCCAGCCCGTGGACGTGGTGCACATCGTTGGCGGCGGCTCACAAAACAAGTTGCTGTGCCGGCTCACCGCCCAGGCCACCGGAAAACCTGTCATCGCCGGCCCGGTCGAAGCCACGGCCCTCGGCAACGTCCTCGTCCAGGCCCGCGCAGCAGGCGCGCTCGCCGGCGGACTCGATGCGCTCCGGGAGGTGGTCCGGGCGTCACACAGGCTCGACAGGTTCGAGGCGGCGCTGGTCTGA
- a CDS encoding acetylxylan esterase, whose product MPLFDLPLEELRRYTSAVAVPPDFEAFWDRTVDETRAFPLDAVFEPVENYLTVVDTFDVTFAGFGGAPVKGWLHLPVTREAGTELPAVVQYAGYSGGRGLANQDTRWAQAGYAHFIMDTRGQGYRGAVGDTADPHPSAGEVAYAGLMTRGVASREDYYYRRVYMDAFRAVEAAQSHPDVDAARVVVAGISQGGGMAVAVAGLAAGRLDGVIAALPDVPFLQDFPRAIDIAPRGPYPEIAEFLGRHRGKYEPMLAVLNYFDGVNLGRSAAVPALFSVAQMDDVCPPSTVFASYNAYGADAGPAAGAKDIEVYRFNNHEGGQEHHWIRQLQYLRKLLG is encoded by the coding sequence ATGCCGCTGTTCGATCTGCCCCTCGAGGAGCTCCGCCGGTACACGTCCGCAGTGGCAGTGCCGCCTGATTTTGAGGCTTTTTGGGACCGCACGGTCGACGAAACACGGGCCTTTCCGCTGGACGCTGTTTTCGAGCCGGTCGAGAACTACCTGACCGTCGTGGATACCTTCGACGTCACCTTCGCCGGCTTCGGCGGCGCCCCGGTGAAAGGGTGGCTGCACCTGCCGGTGACCCGGGAAGCCGGGACCGAGCTGCCCGCCGTCGTGCAGTATGCCGGCTATTCGGGCGGCCGCGGGCTGGCCAACCAGGACACGAGGTGGGCGCAGGCAGGCTACGCGCACTTCATCATGGACACCCGGGGCCAGGGTTACCGCGGGGCGGTCGGCGACACCGCGGACCCGCACCCGTCGGCCGGGGAGGTGGCGTATGCGGGCCTCATGACGCGTGGCGTGGCCAGCCGCGAGGATTACTACTACCGCCGCGTGTACATGGACGCGTTCCGCGCCGTCGAGGCGGCGCAGTCGCATCCGGACGTGGACGCCGCCCGGGTGGTGGTGGCGGGCATCAGCCAGGGCGGCGGCATGGCCGTCGCCGTCGCCGGGCTCGCGGCCGGTAGGCTCGACGGCGTCATCGCCGCCCTGCCCGACGTCCCGTTCCTCCAGGATTTTCCGCGCGCCATCGATATCGCGCCGCGCGGACCGTACCCCGAGATCGCGGAATTCCTCGGGCGGCACCGCGGGAAATATGAACCCATGCTGGCCGTGCTGAACTACTTCGACGGCGTCAACCTGGGCAGGTCCGCGGCGGTCCCCGCGCTGTTCTCTGTGGCGCAGATGGATGACGTCTGCCCGCCGTCGACAGTCTTTGCCAGCTACAACGCCTACGGGGCGGACGCCGGCCCGGCCGCAGGCGCGAAGGACATCGAGGTGTACCGCTTCAACAACCACGAGGGCGGCCAGGAGCACCACTGGATCCGGCAGTTGCAGTACCTCCGCAAGCTGCTGGGCTGA
- a CDS encoding bifunctional rhamnulose-1-phosphate aldolase/short-chain dehydrogenase codes for MTNKTVEDLITRSNRLGADKRNTNFAGGNTSAKGFEKDPVTGEDVELLWVKGSGGDLGTLKAENLAVLRLDRLQALKNVYPGVEREDEMVAAFDYCLHGKGGAAPSIDTAMHGLVDAAHVDHLHPDSGIAIATAADGEALTAKIFGDKVVWVPWRRPGFQLGLDIAAIKDANPQAIGTILGGHGITAWGATSEEAEANSLWMIEQAEKYIAENGKAEPFGAKLPGYAALPEAERRVKAAALAPVIRGLASADRPQVGHFSDHPGVLEFLESAEHPRLGALGTSCPDHFLRTKVKPLILDLPADASIEDSVNRLKELHAEYRKDYQAYYDRHADQDSPALRGADPAIVLVPGVGMFSYGKDKQTARVAGEFYLNAINVMRGAEAISSYAPIEEAEKFRIEYWALEEAKLARMPKPKSHATRIALVTGAASGIGKAIATRLATDGACVVIADLNLENAQKVAEGLGGPDVAVGVQADVTDEAQVAAAIDEAVLAFGGLDLIVNNAGLSISKPLLETTEKDWDLQHNVMAKGSFLVAKAAAKVMIGQGLGGDIVYISSKNSVFAGPNNIAYSATKADQAHQVRLLAAELGEYGIRVNGINPDGVVRGSGIFAGGWGAKRAAVYGVEEEKLGEYYAQRTLLKREVLPEHVANAAAVLTSNELSHTTGLHIPVDAGVAAAFLR; via the coding sequence ATGACGAACAAGACTGTTGAAGACCTGATTACCCGTTCCAACCGATTGGGCGCGGACAAGCGGAACACGAACTTCGCCGGCGGCAACACGTCCGCCAAGGGTTTCGAGAAGGACCCCGTCACGGGCGAGGACGTCGAGCTGCTGTGGGTGAAGGGCTCCGGTGGGGACCTGGGCACGCTGAAGGCCGAGAACCTTGCGGTGCTGCGGCTGGACCGGCTGCAGGCGCTGAAGAACGTTTACCCCGGCGTTGAGCGTGAGGACGAGATGGTGGCGGCGTTTGATTACTGCCTGCACGGCAAGGGCGGCGCCGCGCCGTCGATCGACACGGCCATGCACGGGCTGGTGGATGCCGCACACGTGGATCACCTGCACCCGGACTCCGGGATCGCGATCGCGACCGCCGCGGACGGTGAGGCGCTGACCGCCAAGATTTTCGGCGACAAGGTGGTCTGGGTGCCGTGGCGCCGGCCCGGGTTCCAGCTGGGCCTGGACATTGCCGCGATCAAGGACGCGAACCCGCAGGCGATCGGCACCATCCTGGGCGGGCACGGCATCACCGCCTGGGGCGCCACGTCCGAGGAAGCCGAAGCCAACTCGCTCTGGATGATCGAACAGGCCGAAAAGTACATCGCGGAGAACGGCAAGGCCGAACCCTTCGGCGCCAAGCTGCCCGGTTACGCTGCACTCCCGGAGGCGGAACGGCGGGTGAAGGCCGCCGCGCTGGCCCCGGTGATCCGCGGCCTGGCTTCCGCGGACCGGCCGCAGGTGGGCCACTTCAGTGACCACCCCGGGGTGCTGGAGTTCCTCGAGTCCGCCGAGCACCCGCGCCTGGGCGCGCTGGGCACCTCGTGCCCGGACCATTTCCTGCGCACCAAGGTCAAGCCGCTCATCCTGGACCTGCCCGCGGACGCCTCCATCGAGGACTCCGTAAACCGGCTGAAGGAACTGCACGCCGAATACCGGAAGGACTACCAGGCCTACTACGACCGCCACGCGGACCAGGACAGCCCGGCCCTTCGCGGCGCGGACCCGGCGATCGTACTGGTCCCGGGCGTGGGCATGTTCTCCTACGGCAAGGACAAGCAGACCGCCCGCGTGGCAGGGGAGTTCTACCTGAACGCGATCAACGTGATGCGCGGCGCCGAGGCGATCTCCTCCTACGCCCCGATCGAGGAGGCCGAGAAGTTCCGCATCGAATACTGGGCCCTGGAGGAAGCCAAGCTCGCCCGGATGCCCAAGCCCAAATCCCACGCCACCCGCATCGCCCTGGTGACCGGTGCGGCGTCGGGCATCGGCAAGGCCATCGCCACCCGCCTCGCCACCGACGGTGCCTGCGTGGTCATCGCCGACCTGAACCTCGAAAACGCACAGAAGGTCGCCGAAGGACTCGGCGGCCCGGATGTCGCCGTCGGCGTCCAGGCCGACGTCACCGACGAAGCCCAGGTCGCCGCAGCCATCGACGAAGCCGTGCTGGCCTTCGGCGGCCTCGACCTGATCGTGAACAACGCCGGCCTGTCCATCTCCAAGCCGCTGCTGGAAACCACCGAGAAGGACTGGGACCTGCAGCACAACGTGATGGCCAAGGGCTCCTTCCTGGTGGCCAAGGCCGCCGCCAAGGTCATGATCGGCCAAGGCCTGGGCGGGGACATCGTCTACATCTCCTCCAAGAACTCCGTGTTCGCCGGCCCGAACAACATCGCCTACTCCGCCACCAAGGCCGACCAGGCCCACCAGGTCCGCCTGCTCGCCGCGGAACTGGGGGAGTACGGCATCCGCGTCAACGGCATCAACCCCGACGGCGTGGTCCGCGGCTCCGGGATCTTCGCCGGCGGCTGGGGCGCCAAGCGCGCCGCCGTCTACGGCGTGGAGGAGGAGAAGTTGGGTGAGTACTACGCCCAGCGCACCCTGCTCAAGCGCGAGGTCCTGCCCGAGCACGTCGCCAACGCCGCGGCCGTGCTCACCAGCAACGAACTCTCCCACACCACCGGTCTGCACATCCCCGTGGACGCCGGCGTCGCGGCAGCATTCCTCCGGTGA